A genomic window from Candidatus Denitrolinea symbiosum includes:
- a CDS encoding L-leucine-responsive regulatory protein (Lrp/AsnC) family, with protein sequence MKAYILIKIRSGEVKAVVRQLRKVEGVVEAHMTFGPYDAVAIVDTADISQLGAVAASSIQPIPGVEQTLTCIAVDV encoded by the coding sequence ATGAAAGCCTATATTTTGATCAAGATACGCTCCGGCGAGGTCAAGGCGGTGGTGCGCCAGCTTCGCAAAGTGGAAGGCGTTGTCGAAGCGCACATGACCTTCGGCCCGTACGACGCCGTCGCGATCGTGGATACCGCCGACATCTCGCAACTCGGCGCGGTCGCGGCCTCGTCCATCCAGCCCATCCCCGGCGTCGAGCAGACCCTGACCTGCATCGCGGTGGACGTTTAG
- a CDS encoding DNA methyltransferase: protein MTVQLIQKYYADVDKIKRYSGASNESSLRKPFQDLLEQYARTKGLALVAEVETESTRGTRIRPDGVLKDALRQDWGFWESKDEKDDIEAEIQVKFNKGYPDFNILFEDTQTAILYQGGQRIGRADFSDAAALDALLTKFVGYEPKEVSEFHKAIELFSAEVGGLAEALREVISEQLSVNSQFSGALAEFLELAKKAINPKIEMADVREMIIQHVLTEDIFMRVFDEAEFHRENVIARKLQEVAGTFYKGEMKRNIHARIAPYYETINARASQISDHHEKQKFLKALYESFYKAYNPKAADRLGIVYTPDEIVRFMIESADHLVFKHFGKTLGDKGVEILDPATGTGTFITELIEYLPPAQLEYKYENEIHCNEVSILPYYIANLNIEYTYKQRMGKFKEFENICFVDTLDNMGFEHTGKQLNFFGITDENAERIVKQNSRPIMVVIGNPPYNANQANENDNNKNREYPEIDQRIKDTYIYYSTAQKTKLYDMYTRFLRWASDRLDKDGVIAFVSNNSFLDARTYDGFRKVVGKEFNEIYIIDMKGNSHTSGERRQREGGNIFSDQIRVGVAIYFLVRKKGVKGFRIYYNAVPDYAKAEEKKAYLRGNQLGELDFQPIHPDRNNNWLNLTDNDWEDLIPIATSQTKYSKSSREINSIFEIFVPGVNTARDEWVYDFETNNLQNKIEYLIQKYNTQVRTQKSNDDDLDLSIKWSAKLKSMLLQKQTYKFNDKLIVPSLYRPYTKLFYYAERGTSDRLTSGHFEIFGKNLNQPNTLLSVKQGKRLEFAVVATNLLPNFAFYSADPAQCLPLYRYAEDGSRVENITDWALGQFQKRYKDKSISKEDIFHYVYAVLHHPAYRVKYEINLKREFPRIPFYEDFRQWADWGKRLMELHLGYETIKPYQLERIENVGAELRLRPGEEGAQGQGQGRTRRSAPTAVPTAVPTTTPTTTPTTAPTAAPITRLMARKEKGEIEIDSVTTLKGVPAEAWEYRLGTYSALEWILERYKEKKPKDPTIAEKFNTYRFAEYKEQVIDLLFRVCTVSVETMKVVKEMP, encoded by the coding sequence ATGACGGTTCAACTCATCCAGAAATACTACGCCGATGTTGACAAGATCAAGCGCTACAGCGGGGCGAGCAATGAGTCGTCGCTGAGGAAGCCGTTTCAGGATCTGTTGGAGCAGTACGCACGGACGAAGGGACTGGCGCTTGTGGCGGAGGTCGAGACGGAGTCGACGCGCGGGACGAGGATCCGCCCAGACGGGGTCCTGAAAGACGCGCTCCGTCAGGATTGGGGATTCTGGGAGTCGAAGGACGAAAAGGACGATATCGAGGCGGAAATCCAGGTCAAGTTCAATAAAGGCTATCCCGACTTCAATATCCTGTTCGAGGACACGCAGACGGCGATCCTGTACCAGGGCGGGCAGAGAATTGGACGGGCCGACTTCAGCGACGCGGCCGCGCTGGACGCGTTGTTGACCAAATTCGTCGGGTACGAGCCGAAGGAAGTTTCGGAGTTCCACAAGGCGATCGAGTTGTTCAGCGCGGAGGTGGGAGGGCTGGCGGAGGCGCTGAGGGAAGTAATCAGCGAGCAGTTATCGGTGAACAGTCAGTTCAGCGGGGCATTGGCCGAGTTTTTGGAGTTGGCGAAGAAGGCCATTAATCCGAAGATCGAGATGGCGGACGTGCGCGAGATGATCATCCAGCATGTGCTGACGGAAGATATTTTCATGCGTGTGTTCGACGAGGCGGAGTTCCATCGCGAGAACGTGATCGCCCGAAAGTTGCAGGAGGTGGCGGGGACGTTCTACAAAGGCGAGATGAAGCGCAACATCCATGCCAGGATCGCGCCGTATTACGAGACGATCAACGCGCGGGCGTCGCAGATCAGCGACCATCACGAGAAACAGAAATTTTTGAAGGCCTTGTACGAGAGTTTCTATAAAGCCTACAACCCGAAGGCCGCCGACCGCCTGGGGATCGTCTATACGCCCGACGAGATCGTGCGCTTCATGATCGAGAGCGCCGACCATTTGGTGTTCAAGCATTTCGGCAAGACGCTGGGCGACAAGGGCGTGGAAATTTTAGACCCCGCCACAGGGACAGGCACGTTCATCACCGAGTTGATCGAATACCTGCCGCCCGCGCAGTTGGAGTACAAATACGAGAACGAGATCCACTGCAACGAGGTCTCGATCCTGCCCTACTACATCGCCAACCTGAACATCGAATACACCTACAAGCAGCGGATGGGAAAGTTCAAGGAGTTCGAGAATATCTGTTTCGTGGACACGCTCGATAACATGGGCTTCGAGCATACGGGCAAACAGTTGAATTTCTTTGGCATTACGGACGAGAACGCGGAGAGAATCGTCAAACAAAATAGCAGGCCAATTATGGTCGTGATTGGCAACCCGCCGTACAACGCCAATCAAGCTAACGAGAACGACAACAACAAGAACCGTGAATATCCTGAAATTGATCAGCGTATCAAGGATACTTATATCTATTACAGCACGGCACAAAAGACAAAACTTTACGATATGTACACGCGCTTTCTTCGCTGGGCAAGCGATAGGCTCGATAAAGATGGCGTGATCGCTTTCGTTTCAAACAACTCTTTTTTAGATGCGCGCACATACGACGGATTTCGAAAAGTGGTTGGAAAAGAGTTCAATGAAATATATATCATTGACATGAAAGGAAATTCTCACACAAGCGGCGAAAGAAGACAACGTGAGGGTGGCAACATATTTAGCGATCAAATTCGCGTTGGCGTCGCTATTTATTTTTTGGTAAGAAAAAAAGGCGTAAAAGGATTTCGTATTTACTATAACGCAGTTCCTGATTACGCAAAAGCAGAAGAAAAGAAAGCATACTTACGCGGCAATCAATTAGGGGAATTAGATTTTCAGCCAATTCATCCAGACAGAAATAATAACTGGCTGAATCTTACTGATAACGACTGGGAAGATTTAATCCCAATCGCGACCAGTCAAACAAAATATTCAAAATCATCTAGGGAGATAAATTCGATATTTGAAATTTTCGTTCCTGGAGTGAACACCGCGAGAGATGAATGGGTCTATGATTTTGAAACAAATAATCTTCAAAACAAGATTGAATACTTAATCCAAAAATACAATACCCAGGTAAGAACACAGAAGTCAAACGATGATGATCTTGACTTGTCTATAAAATGGAGCGCAAAATTAAAATCAATGTTGCTCCAAAAACAAACGTATAAATTCAACGACAAGCTTATTGTTCCATCTTTATACCGTCCATATACTAAACTGTTTTATTATGCAGAGAGAGGAACATCTGACAGATTAACATCGGGTCATTTTGAAATATTTGGTAAAAACCTTAATCAACCAAATACTTTATTGAGTGTAAAACAAGGTAAGAGACTGGAGTTTGCAGTAGTAGCAACAAATTTGCTCCCTAACTTTGCATTCTATTCTGCTGACCCTGCTCAATGCCTTCCCCTCTACCGCTACGCTGAAGACGGCTCGCGCGTGGAGAACATCACCGATTGGGCGTTGGGTCAATTTCAGAAACGTTATAAAGACAAGAGCATCTCGAAAGAAGACATTTTCCATTACGTCTATGCCGTCCTGCACCATCCCGCGTATCGGGTCAAATATGAGATCAATTTGAAGCGCGAGTTCCCGCGCATCCCGTTTTACGAGGATTTCCGTCAATGGGCGGATTGGGGCAAGCGGTTGATGGAATTGCATTTGGGATATGAGACGATAAAACCCTATCAGTTGGAGCGCATTGAAAACGTAGGGGCGGAGCTGCGTCTCCGCCCAGGAGAGGAAGGCGCGCAAGGGCAAGGGCAAGGGCGGACACGTAGGTCCGCCCCAACGGCCGTCCCAACGGCCGTCCCAACGACCACCCCAACGACCACCCCAACGACCGCCCCAACGGCTGCCCCCATAACAAGATTGATGGCGCGGAAAGAGAAAGGCGAGATCGAGATCGATTCGGTCACCACGTTGAAAGGCGTTCCTGCGGAGGCGTGGGAGTACCGTCTCGGCACGTATTCCGCGCTGGAATGGATCCTGGAACGCTATAAAGAGAAGAAACCCAAAGACCCGACGATTGCCGAGAAATTCAATACGTATCGGTTTGCGGAGTATAAAGAACAGGTCATTGACCTGCTGTTCCGCGTCTGCACGGTCAGCGTGGAGACGATGAAGGTTGTGAAGGAAATGCCTTGA
- a CDS encoding carbon monoxide dehydrogenase CooC1, translating into MKLAITGKGGTGKTTLTALLAQAYADAGRRVLAADADPSPCLAGALGFPPELRAKLRPIAEMEELIEERTGAKPGTVGGFFTINPRVDDIPDRFSVTHRGVKLLEMGSVDLGGSGCICPESAMLKTLFTHLLFRDEDVLLLDMYAGVEHLGRATVDFVDAMLVVVEPTRRSLGTAAQIKKLANDIKLDRLYLVGNKVRNEEDAKFLETETSGLPLLGFLPADLRVQEADRRGIPVYDHVPALKEAAGRIVEKLAGELMNRGQ; encoded by the coding sequence ATGAAACTTGCGATCACTGGCAAAGGCGGGACGGGGAAGACCACGTTGACGGCGCTGCTGGCGCAGGCCTACGCGGACGCGGGCCGGCGGGTTCTTGCGGCGGACGCGGACCCGAGTCCGTGTTTGGCGGGCGCGCTGGGATTCCCGCCCGAACTGCGCGCCAAACTCCGTCCCATCGCGGAGATGGAGGAACTCATCGAAGAGCGGACGGGGGCCAAGCCGGGGACCGTCGGCGGGTTTTTCACCATCAACCCGCGCGTGGACGACATCCCCGACCGTTTCAGCGTGACGCATCGCGGCGTGAAATTACTTGAAATGGGCAGCGTGGACTTGGGCGGCTCGGGCTGTATCTGTCCCGAATCGGCCATGCTGAAGACGCTCTTCACGCACCTGCTTTTCCGCGACGAGGACGTTCTTCTGCTGGACATGTACGCGGGCGTGGAACACCTCGGCCGCGCCACCGTGGATTTCGTGGACGCGATGCTGGTTGTCGTCGAACCGACGCGGCGCAGCCTCGGGACCGCGGCGCAGATCAAAAAACTGGCGAACGACATCAAGTTGGACCGGTTATACCTGGTGGGGAACAAGGTGCGGAACGAGGAGGATGCGAAGTTCCTCGAAACCGAGACGTCTGGCCTGCCCCTGCTTGGATTTTTGCCCGCCGATTTACGAGTGCAGGAAGCGGACCGGCGGGGGATTCCCGTGTATGACCATGTCCCGGCGTTGAAAGAGGCGGCGGGAAGGATCGTGGAAAAGCTGGCTGGCGAATTGATGAACAGAGGGCAGTAA
- a CDS encoding formate transporter FocA, whose translation MSEIRIDALLPGEMATRAEYLGVRKAEMPALMMFTLAILAGAFISLGAIFATTVSAGGVSVAAADGTAAFSANLPYGVNRLLTGLVFCLGLILVVVGGAELFTGNNLIVMAWASRKVSTRALLRNWGIVYAGNFVGAIGTAILMLLGRQYTFGASSVGVAALKIAVGKTSLDFWQALVLGILCNALVCLAVWLTYSARSVMDKIMAIIFPITAFVAMGFEHSIANMYFIPYALFIQMFDPAFTAAVADKVSGLESLTWSAFFFNNLLPVTVGNIIGGAGLVAAVYWFVFLYNKDR comes from the coding sequence ATGAGTGAAATTCGGATCGACGCGTTGTTGCCGGGCGAAATGGCGACACGCGCGGAGTACCTCGGCGTTCGCAAAGCCGAGATGCCGGCTCTTATGATGTTCACGCTGGCGATATTGGCGGGCGCGTTCATCTCGCTGGGCGCCATCTTTGCCACCACGGTTTCGGCCGGCGGCGTGTCTGTCGCCGCGGCGGATGGGACGGCAGCCTTCAGCGCAAACCTGCCCTATGGAGTAAACCGCCTGCTCACCGGGCTGGTCTTCTGCCTCGGCCTGATTCTCGTCGTGGTCGGCGGCGCCGAGTTGTTCACGGGCAACAATCTCATCGTGATGGCCTGGGCGAGCCGTAAAGTTTCCACCCGCGCCCTCCTGCGCAACTGGGGCATCGTCTATGCGGGGAACTTTGTCGGCGCGATCGGGACGGCCATTCTGATGCTCCTGGGCCGTCAATATACGTTCGGGGCCAGCTCGGTCGGCGTCGCCGCGCTAAAGATCGCGGTCGGCAAGACCAGCCTCGATTTTTGGCAGGCGCTCGTGCTTGGTATTTTGTGTAACGCGCTGGTCTGCCTGGCAGTCTGGCTGACGTATAGCGCCCGCAGCGTCATGGACAAGATCATGGCGATCATTTTCCCGATCACGGCTTTTGTGGCGATGGGATTCGAACACAGCATCGCCAACATGTACTTCATCCCGTACGCGCTGTTCATCCAAATGTTCGACCCGGCCTTCACAGCCGCCGTTGCGGACAAGGTCTCTGGCCTCGAGAGCCTGACCTGGAGCGCGTTCTTTTTCAACAATCTGCTCCCCGTCACCGTTGGAAATATCATCGGCGGGGCGGGGCTGGTGGCGGCGGTTTACTGGTTCGTTTTTCTGTACAACAAGGACCGCTAA
- a CDS encoding homoserine dehydrogenase, with translation MRFKLCFIGFGNVARALANLLVRKNGALESKYGITYSVTGIATGRHGFAVNANGLDVKQALALAEQGRSISALSAIPVKNSLDVIRLSSADVIFENSPVNYDTGQPAIDHVRAALEAGAHAVTANKGAVVHAYRELTELARSKGRRFLFESTVLGGSPLFSTFREALPLAELISFKGIINATTNIILSRMEDGETFEEAVKYCQGIGIAETDPSGDVDGWDASIKVAALATVLMDAPLKPQDVDRTGIREVTSAMVAQARRENKRWKLVASAAREGSRVRAHVAPELVDAASPLYGMMGSSAGLTFRTDVLPDYSVTMTEREGLKGGPEETAYGLFADFIAAVTK, from the coding sequence ATGCGCTTCAAACTATGCTTCATCGGCTTTGGCAACGTAGCCCGCGCGCTCGCGAACCTGCTCGTGCGCAAAAATGGCGCTTTGGAATCCAAATACGGGATTACCTATTCCGTCACCGGGATCGCGACGGGCAGGCACGGTTTCGCGGTCAACGCGAACGGGCTGGACGTAAAACAGGCCCTCGCGCTGGCAGAGCAGGGGAGATCCATCTCGGCGTTGTCGGCCATCCCCGTTAAAAACTCCCTCGACGTGATTCGCCTTTCCTCCGCAGACGTCATCTTTGAAAACTCGCCTGTGAATTATGACACGGGGCAGCCCGCCATTGACCACGTCCGCGCGGCGCTGGAGGCGGGCGCGCACGCCGTCACCGCGAACAAGGGGGCGGTCGTCCACGCGTATCGCGAGTTGACCGAACTGGCCCGCTCGAAAGGCAGACGCTTCCTGTTCGAGTCGACCGTGCTGGGAGGCTCGCCGCTGTTTTCAACTTTCCGCGAGGCATTACCGCTGGCAGAGTTAATTTCCTTTAAAGGAATCATCAACGCCACGACGAACATCATCCTTTCCCGTATGGAGGATGGAGAGACTTTCGAGGAGGCTGTGAAATATTGCCAGGGCATTGGCATTGCCGAGACCGATCCCTCGGGCGATGTGGACGGCTGGGACGCGTCCATCAAGGTGGCCGCGCTTGCGACGGTGTTGATGGATGCGCCGCTCAAGCCGCAGGACGTGGACCGCACGGGAATCAGGGAGGTGACGTCCGCGATGGTGGCGCAGGCGCGGCGCGAAAATAAACGCTGGAAACTGGTCGCTTCGGCGGCGCGGGAGGGCAGCCGCGTTCGGGCGCACGTCGCGCCCGAACTGGTCGACGCGGCGTCGCCGTTGTACGGGATGATGGGTTCGTCCGCGGGGCTGACGTTTCGGACGGACGTCCTGCCGGATTATTCGGTCACAATGACGGAGCGCGAGGGACTGAAAGGCGGCCCCGAAGAGACCGCCTATGGGCTGTTCGCGGATTTCATCGCCGCCGTGACGAAATAG
- a CDS encoding FAD-binding oxidoreductase, with the protein MSPSPDLLILGGGVHGASLAYHLSVRGVKAAVIEKRHLAAGATGRSSGLVRMHYDLETEARLAWESFQWFRDWNERVGPDPCGFTRTGFLQLVEREHVDALKANTAMLQRLGVPAMLVAADDVKRLAPAFVTDDFDLAAYEPESGYADPVSTAAALMNAARRRGAVLVQDCAVTGIRVRAGKVTGVDTTQGVFSAPIVVNAAGAWARRICEMAGVEVPIGTWRHDVMFVARPPELRLPHPTVIDFPNSMYFRPEGRLTLVGLEDGNPMDEDPDGDSDHARAGFVERAVDRLCKRVPLMERGGLHSAHSGYDGITPDQHPAIGPIGPEGFWLDCGFSGTGFKISPAVGLCLAEWILDGAPKTVDISAFTPTRFAQGIRLVSGHPYESIWR; encoded by the coding sequence ATGTCCCCCTCTCCCGACCTCCTCATCCTCGGCGGCGGCGTGCACGGCGCCAGCCTCGCCTACCATCTCTCCGTTCGCGGCGTCAAAGCCGCGGTCATCGAGAAACGTCACCTCGCCGCGGGCGCGACGGGGCGCTCCAGCGGGCTCGTCCGCATGCACTACGACCTCGAAACCGAGGCGCGTCTCGCCTGGGAATCCTTCCAGTGGTTCCGCGATTGGAACGAACGCGTCGGCCCCGATCCCTGCGGCTTCACGCGCACGGGCTTCCTCCAACTCGTCGAGCGCGAACATGTGGACGCGCTCAAAGCCAACACCGCCATGCTCCAGCGCCTCGGCGTCCCCGCCATGCTGGTCGCTGCCGACGACGTGAAACGCCTCGCCCCCGCCTTCGTCACGGACGATTTCGACCTCGCCGCTTACGAACCCGAATCGGGCTACGCCGACCCCGTCTCGACCGCGGCCGCGCTGATGAACGCCGCCCGTCGGCGCGGCGCCGTCCTCGTGCAGGATTGCGCCGTGACGGGCATCCGCGTCCGCGCTGGAAAAGTGACGGGCGTGGATACGACGCAGGGCGTTTTCTCCGCCCCCATCGTCGTCAACGCGGCGGGCGCCTGGGCGCGTCGAATCTGCGAAATGGCTGGCGTCGAAGTCCCCATCGGCACATGGCGGCACGACGTGATGTTCGTCGCCCGTCCCCCCGAACTACGCCTGCCCCACCCCACCGTGATTGACTTCCCCAACTCGATGTACTTCCGTCCCGAAGGCAGACTCACCCTCGTCGGACTCGAAGACGGCAACCCAATGGACGAAGACCCCGACGGCGATTCAGACCACGCCCGCGCCGGCTTCGTGGAGCGCGCCGTGGACCGTCTCTGCAAGCGCGTCCCGCTCATGGAGCGCGGCGGACTCCACTCCGCGCACAGCGGCTACGACGGCATCACGCCAGACCAGCATCCCGCCATCGGGCCGATCGGCCCCGAGGGCTTCTGGCTCGACTGCGGGTTCAGCGGCACGGGATTCAAGATCTCGCCCGCCGTCGGTCTCTGCCTCGCCGAATGGATTCTCGACGGCGCGCCTAAAACGGTGGACATCTCCGCCTTCACGCCGACGCGCTTCGCGCAGGGAATCCGCCTCGTCAGCGGGCATCCCTACGAAAGCATCTGGAGATAG